The Pieris napi chromosome 11, ilPieNapi1.2, whole genome shotgun sequence DNA segment ACCGGATATTGGCATCGAGAAAAGCAATCAAATTGTATTCGAAAAGAGGAAATATGTTGGAATATTCTGTAGGCTATTCGCATACACCtcatgtaaattatattgGATCGAGCGAATATTGTATTACGTACATCGgcagtataatatttttccttgCGTCTCTGAGTATTTGTGATATGCCTTTCAATAATCTAGAAGAAAAAAGGGGAAAAAGTCTTAAATTAACACCAGGCTGCCCGATGCCATAGCCGAAAAGGGTAGGTAACAAGGCTACcctagaaaattattaaaaataatagtaaaataggCTATCTAGAATCAGCCTTCTTTTATTAGAATAAGCCTAATCTATCGGTTTTGTAGCATATGTAGTCTGATGATCCTCTTGGGGCTATGGTGTGGACATATTTCTGAATCTATTCTATTGAAATCTACAAAGGCAAGACGAAAGGAATTCTTTCGTCTAGAGTCAAACAGGTTAACTCCACGTACAATAATCACTAAGTCACGGAATAATGTGGTAACATAACtcttattttcaattttttttaatgaataaatcaattcaaaatgtcaaaataattgtaaacttAACCTTAAATAACTGTATTTCGCCCTTCATTGTCCGGAAACACTGTGACTAACTACACTGTACTGTATAATTTTACATGAAAAAACCTACAAGCTTCGACTTGAGACAGCGGTAAAGAGGGACAGGGGCTTATGATTGGGCTTGCATTGGGAAAACAGAGAAATGAATATCGATGGCGAAAGACTGAGAGAGATAGAGGATATGGCTACTATGATCCAAGACCTTGAGGGGTTCGGACTCCATCTATTACTGGTAGATAAAGTAAACACTATATCTAAGATTACGCTTGGTTGTGATGCCCAGCCTGAAGTGGATAGATGCATAACGGACGCGTGGGCGGCTTTCGGAGACAAACGGCATATCATGCACGGAACTTCCGCCCGACCAAGGGTTACAACCAATGTATCCTTTCTGCCTTTACATACAGAGTCGAAACTATGCTCACACAACGATCAGCCGAGAGCATAAGAGTCGCACAGAGCAACGTAGAGAGAGCAATGCTGGGCATCTCCCTTCGCGACCGTATTCGTGATGAAGTAATAAGAATGTAGTCACTAAGATCGTGACCTTGacaagggggggggggtcataTAGATAGACAACATCACAAATGCAGGAACCAAAAGGCGAAATGCCGGTCAAACTGGATAAAAATGAAGGTGGCCTCCGTCCAAAGTTAGACTCAAAAGAATGACTCATAATGAAATCAACAATCAATGACCAGAGGATAAAGGTGAACGGTCTTGAAAAATTAGTTCTTGACAGTGATAAAGATTAAATGTTTGTAAATGTGCCGTCACAAGTCAAGTAATCATTTActtgtaatgttttaaattatgttttaaaaaatgtacgTACAAACGTACGTACactttagtaaattttgtagacaacataataataatcaatatatagatagttattataattaaatacgatatttcgttattatataaagtatgTTTAGATTGTTTATTACATGTGTTTATttaatgagtttttttttatttacgctCTCCAGGCATGGAGATTTTCGTAaacactatatatataaaaaaaaaactaatttcataatttgatgtaaatttataaatcagTGAATTTTATGGCAGCCCActccttattttttatgaatctGTGACGGAAATTGTATGAGACCATACAAATTCGATTGGCCTTAGTGGGTCACGTTAGTGTCTCAGGCCCCAGTACAAAATGCAGTAAATTTAACGTAAAGTAAACAACAGTCTTTTTAGATTTCAGGATGTCCCCGGCAGCGTCGTTCGGCGAGCGATGGGCCTTAGACAACTTGACAAGGAAAGCCTCACCAGAAGAGCTCCTCACCCTTGATCTTATACTCAATTGCTGTAGTGGAGATGAGACAGAAGCATCGAAAAGAGCGAGAAAATATTACACAGCTCGAGGGCCTGGTGGACTCACTGAGTTATGGCATCGGCGGCGACCTGACGATGAAGATATATTGTCTAGCTGTCAAGATGTGTAAGTGTCTTTAGTGTAAATTAAGGCGTCGATGGTGTTCATAGACCGAAATCaaggaaataatattttaatgtacttTCTTTACATACCTGCACTAGTTCTCTGTTATTTGCAAGTTGATGAGAGCTTCAATCTCAAGTCTCCACGTTGTGTTATACCGAGCTGATTTCGATGACCCCCCCTCCCTTTACCAATCAAATTGCCCCCTATGGGGTGTGGGCCCCACGATGAGGAACAGTGGTTTAAACCATTTAAAGAAAGTTAAATTCATGGTATTGCATGACTCGTTGAGTTCTAGGAATTCAAGAAGGTCGTTCATTCAAGAAGGTTGATTATTGTGGTTACAAGTTTGATAACAGATATCGCAGGATTTCGTGCTATGCTTTGTTAGCgaaattattttcaactaACCACTTGTTTGTGATATGTTAATAGAAATTATGAATGTAAAAGAGACCGAAGAAAACAGTGATCGCAGACAGTGCAATtgtcagtaataaaaaaaaggattcGAGAATATGACAACCACGAAGAGTAGATTTCCATGCCGctctgaaatatattttggatAGTTCGCGCCAACTATAGTTGACACAGTATACTGTGTcagagtaaaataaataatatatgtaacgtAACAATACAGAAAATTGCAGCAAATAGATCGTAATAATTTTgcagaataataaaaagagtTTAATAAGCCATCTTATTGAtatgttaatcaaattaaTGCAGTAGTGCAGCAGATTGCTTGTTGATAAGCTTTTTAGAAACAAggcgtaaaaaaattattttgctaaACAGTTtcttagttatttattatacgatACGATAGTGTTCACTCGTGCCTGTTTGTTACAATGCAATTCTTACCATGTCTATGTAAAGATTTTAGCTGTCATAAGTCCGTACTTTTAATTCTCTTTTTATACTATTTCAGATACATAGTACCTCTACGCACCCGCAGCGCTGAAGGTAGACGACTGACATTTGTCAAACTACCCGCACCTACAGCGCTAAACAAACCACTTTCTCCAAAAGCGTTGTTAGCAAGATGGCTCATGATATTGGACATAAGGTAAGCCCTTGCTAAACAAAACACTATTAAAAGTTCCTAGTTTATAtcaaataatgttaatttaccTCGTATATTTGAATTGCGCACCTCAACAAGATTCTATGCCCCATAGTGACAAAATTTGAAAAGACTATAATATTACCGTTCTAagtgaaaattttataataaccaTAACTATACACATTTCAAAGCATAGGCACACAATATCCAGCAGTTTCCATTGATCTAGTTTTGCTAttgcatatttaaattatagcgCCGGCCGTTTATACATTATGTCACATTGCCCGCGTTTGTGATGGTAGATGAGTCTAAAAAGTCCTTACTTGGAATAGCTTAGTGGGGAGCAATAGGACAGGATGGTAACAGAAACTTAGGAAGATGAAAGAAAAGAGATAGCGGGAAAATATTGGAAAACAGTAGCAAAGATGAGAGATAAGTGGAAGAGTTTGAAAGAGGCCTTCACTCCTTTGGAGGTCGAGAactagtctatatatataaaaatgaaacccgttttccgttgtcacgacataacatgaaaacggcttgacagatttgtctgattatttttttataatattccttgaagtacgaggatggttcttacggagagaaaagttaaaacaaattgagtgaaaaagtctaaaaacaacacttttctatattcccatacaacattttcgaaataatatttaaaggtaatttgaactttaataccatttcataaagttcaagtgttagtggaggggttccgggaaggtaaatttttattttttgacataatgtatttgttgtattattaactttcttttttttatcttactagctagaccggtgtcccgaatagcagaataaatattaaaaaaaaaagaattgtctgttaggcggtacgatattcaccaggccagctagtatttaatataataagaacataaccttaatgtaacttaaataaaataactaaaataaattgaaatatttggacctctcaaaaatatttcaaattagaCTACATAACTAGCAATAAAATGGTCGGTTAAAACTTACAGGTTAAGAGATGATCCAACTCCAGGTGATGAAGTAGTGATGATAGACGTATGTGACCTGCAACCCGCGCATCTCAAAAGCCACTTCAAAGGGAGTTATTGGAAAGATTTCGCTTGGTGTATGAAGGTAAAACACTGTccgttttaacaaaatttcttCTTGAAGTTATATTCTTGCTTTCGTCTCGTAGAAAGTACGGCaactattttacataaaaaacatttttatgtgTCGTATTTTTGTGTAAACACTCCAAGAATTGGCACCCGTACACTTCCAAAAGCGATAGCGATACCGATCCCGAGGTTTATATATGAAATTACTATGCTGTTCTCTCAAAATTCATAGTACTGATGCCGCACTGTTCGCGTGgtacaaaatcttaatttttGATTCGGGATCGGAATCTGTATTGCCATTAAAAGTTACAGAGGGCCTGTGGTGAACTTTCACTAACCTATTGGGGTGCATTGGGGGTGCATTAGGGGTGCTAGGGCAGTTTAATGAATGAACAACTCCAAGCAATAAATCGCGATTAAAATTAGCAATGAATTGTAGTGCAGTACCTAAAGCCTTTTTTGACAATTGTGTTTCACTTCACGACATACTATAAAGTAAAGTTGAAGAAATCTACTCTATATACTTCTTTTTTTCAGTCGGCGTACCCTCACCGATTTTCAGAAATCCATATCATCAATACACAGAAGCTTAAAACTATAACCGTCCTACTCTTACACATGAGTTTTTACCCCTGGCGACGTATCATCCGATCACACGCAGGTGAAGATggtattaacaattttatgaaCGACTACTTCCCGCCTGAAGGTTTACCTCATGAATACGGGGGGAAAGCTGGTGTTATGAAAGATCTCAATGGTAATTATTAAGTACTTGTACACATTCAAATATGTAATTAGGTAATTTTCCATCCAAAATTTCCCCTTAAAGTACACCTAATTTTTATATGCGACCAAGGCGcggatttttttactttatttattaacttaaatattaaaattaaagcacATATTCATGTGACGATGTGACatcaattgaaaaatattgcttCATGACGtgttaaacaaaagaaaatatatttcgatGTTGTTTCATGAAAACGCCTGGCAAGATCTATGAATAatgaattttcaataaaaacagctaaatacagtcaaattattatatgaaaaaataaataatcacatTCTAATAGATACgttattaagatattttttacgaCGCATGACGCTATATTAGGTACGGGCCTAATATAGCGGCATGCGTCAAACCGAACAggtattcttttgtttataaggAAAGGTTAGACAAAACCAAAACAAAGATTCTGATTACACTACATCTTCCAAATGCCTACACTTAAACATATCTTACATGTAGTCATCTTCATACGATAATTATAGCCAAACGAAGAAAGGACCAGTCATCAGTTTGAGCTCGCCATTTCATAAAATAGAACCATTCCGTAAAGTTGTTAACGAtggatattgtttattagctacactttttattttacagatgAATGGACAAAGAAACTTCTACTAAATTCAAAATGGCTCCAAATCGAAGAGCAAAAGTTCTACCAAACGGAATTGAAACCAGACAAACGTCGTCAGAATAGAAGTCTTCGAAATCTTCTTAGTATAAGTTCTTATGATATATCTCGGAGTCAGTCCTGCAAATCGTTGGATAATGACCTTGAGGAGGGTCCCTATGGGGCGTATAGGAGTCTGACAGTAgataaaactttttacataTAGACTTTTCCCTTTTTAACTGAAATTGTACTACATACAAATTACAtgagtgtaaataaaaaaaataaggaaacgaaattaactaaattaaaacgGAGTATTTAAACACTTAATTACGATAAACACGTATCTAATCAATACTTTCTATTCAATTTACAAGTGTGATAATagcaacaatttattattatacttttaaaaataacgtaacctattttaattatgaataaatcaaTAGTTTGCAAAATAATACTTGTCAAAGCTGGCGACTCAAAGTGAGTTTTGGCTTCCAAAACAAGAGAACGTCCACCATCAGAATAATATATCGTTAAGGGATCAAGCAAATGCATCAGGGTCAACTGTATTCGATTAAGATTGGTCAAAACGCAGTGTTCACAACCTGAAGCCAGGCAGTTGTCGTATCAGGGCCGTAAAATTATCGTATATGTGATCCATATACGATAAATTATCATACAGTCAGGAAAATggctaaaaatactttaaaaaatcatatgaa contains these protein-coding regions:
- the LOC125053974 gene encoding uncharacterized protein LOC125053974 — translated: MQYESVNSARAQRWWCDFRMSPAASFGERWALDNLTRKASPEELLTLDLILNCCSGDETEASKRARKYYTARGPGGLTELWHRRRPDDEDILSSCQDVYIVPLRTRSAEGRRLTFVKLPAPTALNKPLSPKALLARWLMILDIRLRDDPTPGDEVVMIDVCDLQPAHLKSHFKGSYWKDFAWCMKSAYPHRFSEIHIINTQKLKTITVLLLHMSFYPWRRIIRSHAGEDGINNFMNDYFPPEGLPHEYGGKAGVMKDLNDEWTKKLLLNSKWLQIEEQKFYQTELKPDKRRQNRSLRNLLSISSYDISRSQSCKSLDNDLEEGPYGAYRSLTVDKTFYI